One genomic window of Halogeometricum rufum includes the following:
- a CDS encoding bacterio-opsin activator domain-containing protein yields the protein MTVEPTASQFSVEVRLVGDDHRPEEVSEYLLADERIELRSNREAEADAEPEVDCIVCTSVDAVAAAPDGSVVVAVLTDASDEAVSRAYEAGAMAVVPSDETLPDRLAWLSGAGGPAVDDSVDTTDVVSAAAAFGDAACVLDRRWRVVEATDAFAAVVGDVDAPPVGENVWAASPNARATAEQCWQAVMTGDAESFEATLPDGRRVAADAVPLRDGLALRYRDVTERTETEESLDRYERILETIDDGIYILDENFRITEVNEAVVEMTGYDRETLVGSHSTMLADESIIVEASEVIQQILTGEIADGRLDVELETADGSTIPVETRFSALSFSDGTHGSVGVIRDISDRKRYERTLTALNSSAHELFESQTKPAVGETVLGTATEILELESVVVYLYDEEASRLRPVAWEGEGEPPSIGPGDGALWRCFAESESVHLGTDVTTLDRWDELTPADPADAAAESVAIPLGTHGVLATSSSGEDSPRGQSTLTHLLAANAEAALDRVARSLELERRRGELARRNEELTNLNRFNELLREVNRVLVESDSREEIERAVCERLVDGPSIAFAWVGTYDRVNEQVVPRAWAGEERGYLDCLTESPEAYASEPSVRTIRTDETTLVDNVGQEIQEHQWRRDALDREFGSVASVPLTYHEFSYGALTVYATEPNAFDDGTQLMFEELGVTTANAINGAEAKESLHTESLIELEIRVSSQNEPLLRIARALDGEVQLEGSIPQTDGSLLYLTLEGPDADADTLSSLVVVEEVREIVRRDDETLVEVQLAAETLPSRLADLGGAVRTLTATPEAVDVVVELSPGSDVREFVEHLRESYPGTELSAKRTRERSIETQQSFRANLGESLTDRQFEALRTAYFSGYFSWPREQTASELAASLDVAQPTFSRHLRVAERKLLDNLLADERRTRL from the coding sequence ATGACCGTCGAACCGACCGCCTCGCAGTTCTCGGTGGAGGTGCGTCTCGTCGGCGACGACCACCGACCCGAGGAGGTCAGCGAGTACCTACTCGCGGACGAGAGAATCGAACTCCGGTCGAACCGCGAGGCCGAGGCGGATGCCGAACCCGAGGTGGACTGCATCGTCTGCACGAGTGTCGACGCCGTCGCCGCCGCGCCCGACGGGTCGGTAGTCGTCGCCGTCCTCACGGACGCGAGCGACGAGGCGGTGTCACGCGCGTACGAGGCGGGCGCGATGGCCGTCGTCCCATCGGACGAGACGCTGCCAGACCGACTGGCGTGGCTCTCGGGTGCGGGCGGACCGGCCGTCGACGACAGCGTCGACACGACCGACGTCGTGTCGGCCGCCGCCGCCTTCGGTGACGCCGCCTGCGTCCTCGACCGGCGGTGGCGCGTCGTCGAGGCGACGGACGCGTTCGCCGCCGTCGTCGGCGACGTGGACGCTCCGCCGGTCGGCGAGAACGTCTGGGCGGCGAGTCCGAACGCGCGCGCGACCGCAGAGCAGTGCTGGCAAGCCGTGATGACCGGCGACGCCGAGTCGTTCGAGGCGACGCTCCCGGACGGGCGGCGGGTCGCCGCCGACGCCGTCCCGTTGCGCGACGGACTCGCGCTCCGCTACCGGGACGTGACCGAGCGAACCGAGACGGAGGAGTCGCTGGATCGCTACGAGCGCATCCTGGAGACCATCGACGACGGTATCTACATCCTCGACGAGAACTTCCGAATCACGGAGGTCAACGAAGCCGTCGTCGAGATGACCGGCTACGACCGGGAGACGCTCGTCGGTTCGCACTCGACGATGCTCGCCGACGAGTCCATCATCGTCGAGGCGAGCGAGGTCATCCAACAGATACTCACCGGGGAGATAGCGGACGGGCGCCTCGACGTGGAACTGGAGACGGCCGACGGAAGCACGATTCCCGTCGAGACGCGCTTCTCCGCGCTCAGTTTCAGCGACGGTACCCACGGGTCGGTGGGCGTCATCCGCGACATCAGCGACCGCAAGCGGTACGAGCGGACGCTGACCGCACTCAACAGTTCGGCTCACGAACTATTCGAGTCGCAGACGAAGCCAGCCGTCGGCGAGACGGTCCTCGGCACCGCGACGGAGATTCTCGAACTGGAGTCCGTCGTCGTCTACCTCTACGACGAGGAGGCCAGCCGACTCCGACCGGTGGCGTGGGAGGGTGAGGGCGAACCGCCGTCCATCGGACCCGGCGACGGCGCGCTCTGGCGGTGCTTCGCCGAGAGCGAGTCTGTCCACCTCGGAACCGACGTGACGACGCTCGACCGCTGGGACGAACTCACGCCGGCCGACCCCGCCGACGCCGCCGCCGAGAGCGTCGCCATCCCCCTCGGCACTCACGGCGTCCTCGCGACGTCGTCGTCTGGCGAGGACTCCCCGCGGGGGCAGTCGACGCTGACGCACCTGCTGGCCGCGAACGCCGAGGCGGCGCTCGACCGGGTCGCCCGGTCGCTCGAACTCGAACGTCGCAGGGGCGAGTTGGCGCGACGGAACGAGGAACTGACCAACCTGAACCGCTTCAACGAACTGCTCCGCGAGGTCAACCGGGTGCTCGTCGAGTCCGACTCGCGGGAGGAGATAGAGCGGGCCGTCTGCGAACGACTCGTCGACGGCCCCTCCATCGCGTTCGCGTGGGTCGGCACGTACGACCGCGTGAACGAACAGGTCGTGCCTCGCGCGTGGGCGGGCGAGGAGCGCGGCTATCTGGACTGTCTGACGGAGTCGCCCGAGGCGTACGCGTCGGAACCGAGCGTGCGGACGATTCGGACCGACGAGACGACGCTGGTCGACAACGTCGGACAGGAGATACAGGAACACCAGTGGCGGCGCGACGCCCTCGACAGGGAGTTCGGCTCCGTCGCGAGCGTCCCCCTGACGTACCACGAGTTCAGTTACGGTGCGCTGACCGTGTACGCGACGGAACCGAACGCCTTCGACGACGGGACGCAGCTGATGTTCGAGGAACTCGGCGTCACCACGGCGAACGCCATCAACGGGGCGGAGGCGAAGGAGTCGCTTCACACCGAGTCGCTCATCGAGTTGGAGATTCGGGTCAGCAGTCAGAACGAACCGCTGCTCCGCATCGCACGCGCGCTCGACGGCGAAGTGCAGTTGGAGGGGAGCATCCCGCAGACGGACGGGTCGCTACTCTACTTGACGCTCGAAGGGCCGGACGCCGACGCCGACACGCTCTCGTCGCTCGTCGTCGTCGAGGAGGTCCGAGAGATAGTCCGACGCGACGACGAGACGCTGGTCGAGGTGCAACTGGCGGCCGAGACGCTTCCCTCGCGACTGGCCGACCTCGGCGGTGCCGTCCGGACGCTCACCGCGACGCCGGAGGCGGTGGACGTCGTCGTCGAACTCTCGCCGGGGTCGGACGTCCGCGAGTTCGTCGAACACCTCCGCGAGTCGTACCCCGGGACCGAACTCAGCGCCAAGCGGACCCGCGAACGCTCCATCGAGACTCAGCAGTCGTTCCGCGCGAACCTCGGCGAGTCGCTGACCGACCGACAGTTCGAGGCGCTCCGAACCGCCTACTTCTCGGGCTACTTCTCGTGGCCGCGCGAACAGACGGCCAGCGAACTCGCGGCGTCGCTGGACGTCGCCCAACCGACGTTCTCGCGCCACCTCCGCGTCGCCGAGCGAAAACTCCTCGACAATCTGCTGGCCGACGAGCGCCGAACACGTCTCTGA
- a CDS encoding HalOD1 output domain-containing protein codes for MNQARSGSSETVDEDLDWQIVTTVADAKGVDPLELGERLHDVVDLDAVKNLFVGMPGEQSLVEGHVSFTFDGCEVVVDDQWNVDVVPPSNVAAD; via the coding sequence ATGAACCAGGCACGAAGTGGTAGTTCGGAGACGGTTGACGAGGACCTCGACTGGCAGATTGTGACCACGGTGGCGGACGCGAAGGGCGTGGACCCGCTGGAACTCGGCGAACGACTGCACGACGTCGTCGACCTGGACGCCGTCAAGAACCTGTTCGTCGGGATGCCCGGCGAACAGTCGCTCGTCGAGGGGCACGTGAGCTTCACGTTCGACGGCTGTGAGGTCGTCGTGGACGACCAGTGGAACGTGGACGTCGTCCCGCCGAGCAACGTGGCCGCCGACTGA
- a CDS encoding DoxX family protein: MSYNAANPLDNAFEFDLDSPLTAYWLALLRVVTGWWFFHAGVTKLIEDGLAFTYGPAYLQQMTGTALGPIPVWMGNNLGPLIQAGVPLGETLIGLGLMVGALVRLASFFGAVFMTLFWVGNAGFGHGLVNGDLMGLLLFGTMMVLATGRYFGLDAILEQTTLVKRHPKLRYLLG; encoded by the coding sequence ATGTCCTACAACGCGGCGAACCCGCTCGACAACGCGTTCGAGTTCGACCTCGATAGTCCGCTGACGGCCTACTGGCTCGCGCTCCTGCGCGTCGTCACGGGCTGGTGGTTCTTCCACGCCGGCGTGACGAAACTCATCGAGGACGGACTCGCCTTCACGTACGGGCCGGCCTACCTGCAGCAGATGACGGGGACGGCGCTGGGTCCCATCCCGGTCTGGATGGGGAACAACCTCGGACCCCTCATCCAGGCGGGCGTCCCCCTCGGCGAGACGCTCATCGGACTGGGGCTGATGGTCGGCGCGCTGGTGCGACTGGCCTCGTTCTTCGGGGCGGTCTTCATGACCCTGTTCTGGGTCGGCAACGCCGGCTTCGGCCACGGGCTCGTGAACGGCGACCTGATGGGCCTGCTGCTGTTCGGGACGATGATGGTGCTGGCGACGGGCCGGTACTTCGGGCTCGACGCCATCCTCGAACAGACCACGCTGGTGAAACGACACCCGAAACTGCGGTACCTGCTCGGTTGA
- a CDS encoding M14 family zinc carboxypeptidase, which translates to MQTAAAVLGGSIALSPSAAAAAAPPSERFSERWWAVVQNSEEETTVPTLFVLDDESETTALEEMGVKNLRTTTATESPAAYGEVPVNSQVLYSLARGDVARTVLYAPGANPFWKLEHYPNRVFPEPSAATGYVDYAEFEQGIDRLVDEHGDMLRYRSVGESPGWLDREARSTAPKDVWVVELTNDVRDRESFAEKQKLVVTLGIHGDERSGAEAGMRLVEDVVSGDAESVASALDDVALVFLFPNPDGWAAKSPLLVDGRFRDANTFKRSTATGNDPNRQYPTAGWIDPAHHPAEPRGRNLRDDGAGVDEDVPEEPVDYTEQVPDSLAVVEHLRSYENVTWAADLHGMFASETMMELLSANHAYDFADAHAIFEYADRLRGRLDEELAPLLSERESVLTEEVKAMQEAYGMDERPPVPTEPFAAGTIFDAVGYSTTGGLVSWLALSEEEGGVGARSVAFEMALDNRLRGSIEYRPDLLDLQMVGHRTAIETLVEAATAEADAAVETPDGETTAFVAADALRASSADLPFVTDDGETTDEGDDERTSTAESVTVAPDDTATRTVTVAEETHSVSGRVRAASGAVDVDLLDPSGSLVRTYEGETLATSAKRTISFVVSDPTPGEWTLRLTNGVGGEATVDVRTTAATGDGSPNPLTTLGYEQRQYEVTPLDVVGPYRSFLDRSDAVTTVTTDDVSNGALDGVDNLVVPHGVGTDRDAYVSAIDDFVAGGGNLVLTDAGVELLGDLSADPAGSVDADAVSRATTTTAAVTERVDDSTLLSGTTPIQRELAKAGALGYVVDAAAAETPMYLVDPAPFESDGGDVAGWRVVRRQSDGGESDSGESEGDANASESTAKKVALGTLSGDAGTVHVVGSLLPAPSQSNLHPFGLQGHAPSHCGYTVLANALGHATPPSE; encoded by the coding sequence TTGCAGACAGCAGCCGCCGTTCTCGGCGGGTCTATCGCCCTCTCGCCGTCGGCGGCGGCCGCCGCCGCGCCGCCGTCGGAGCGGTTCTCCGAACGTTGGTGGGCGGTCGTCCAGAATTCAGAGGAGGAGACGACGGTTCCGACGCTGTTCGTCCTCGACGACGAGAGCGAGACGACCGCACTCGAAGAGATGGGTGTGAAGAACCTCAGGACGACGACGGCGACGGAGTCGCCCGCCGCGTACGGGGAGGTGCCGGTGAACTCGCAGGTCCTCTACTCGCTCGCCCGAGGCGACGTGGCGCGGACGGTGCTGTACGCCCCCGGCGCGAACCCCTTCTGGAAGCTCGAACACTATCCGAACCGCGTCTTTCCGGAGCCGTCGGCGGCGACCGGCTACGTCGACTACGCCGAGTTCGAGCAGGGAATCGACCGACTGGTGGACGAGCACGGTGACATGCTGCGCTACCGGTCGGTCGGCGAGAGTCCCGGATGGCTCGACCGGGAGGCGCGGTCGACGGCGCCGAAGGACGTCTGGGTCGTCGAACTCACGAACGACGTTCGAGACCGCGAGTCGTTCGCGGAGAAGCAGAAACTGGTCGTCACGCTCGGCATCCACGGCGACGAGCGGTCGGGCGCCGAAGCCGGCATGCGCCTCGTCGAGGACGTCGTCTCCGGCGACGCGGAGTCCGTCGCGAGCGCGCTGGACGACGTCGCACTCGTGTTCCTGTTCCCGAACCCGGACGGGTGGGCGGCGAAGTCGCCGCTCCTCGTGGACGGTCGGTTCCGGGACGCGAACACGTTCAAGCGCTCGACCGCGACGGGGAACGACCCGAACCGGCAGTATCCGACGGCCGGCTGGATCGACCCGGCGCACCACCCGGCCGAACCCCGCGGGCGGAATCTGCGAGACGACGGAGCGGGCGTCGACGAGGACGTGCCCGAGGAACCCGTCGACTACACGGAGCAGGTGCCCGACTCGCTGGCTGTCGTCGAACACCTTCGGTCGTACGAGAACGTGACCTGGGCCGCCGACCTCCACGGGATGTTCGCGTCCGAGACGATGATGGAACTCCTGAGCGCAAACCACGCGTACGACTTCGCCGACGCGCACGCGATATTCGAGTACGCGGACCGGCTCCGAGGCCGACTCGACGAGGAGTTGGCACCACTGCTCTCGGAGCGCGAGTCCGTCCTGACGGAGGAAGTGAAGGCGATGCAGGAGGCGTACGGGATGGACGAACGGCCGCCGGTCCCGACCGAACCGTTCGCCGCCGGGACGATATTCGACGCGGTCGGCTACTCGACGACGGGCGGTCTCGTCTCGTGGCTCGCACTCTCGGAGGAGGAGGGCGGCGTCGGCGCGCGGTCGGTGGCCTTCGAGATGGCACTCGACAACCGCCTCCGCGGGAGCATCGAGTACCGCCCCGACCTCCTCGACCTGCAGATGGTCGGTCACCGGACGGCGATAGAGACACTCGTCGAGGCGGCGACGGCGGAGGCAGACGCGGCGGTGGAGACGCCGGACGGCGAGACCACCGCCTTCGTCGCGGCGGACGCCCTGCGCGCGTCGTCGGCGGACCTCCCGTTCGTCACCGACGACGGCGAGACGACGGACGAGGGAGACGACGAACGAACGAGCACCGCGGAGTCGGTCACCGTCGCTCCCGACGACACGGCGACGCGGACGGTCACCGTCGCCGAGGAGACGCACAGCGTCTCGGGTCGCGTTCGCGCGGCGTCGGGCGCCGTCGACGTCGACCTGCTCGACCCCTCGGGCTCGCTCGTCAGGACGTACGAGGGCGAGACGCTCGCGACGAGCGCGAAGCGGACGATTTCGTTCGTCGTGAGCGACCCGACCCCCGGCGAGTGGACGCTACGCCTGACGAACGGCGTGGGCGGCGAGGCGACCGTCGACGTGCGAACGACCGCAGCGACCGGCGACGGGTCGCCGAACCCGCTGACGACGCTCGGCTACGAACAGCGTCAGTACGAGGTGACGCCGCTGGACGTCGTCGGCCCCTACCGGTCGTTCCTCGACCGTTCGGATGCGGTGACGACGGTGACGACTGACGACGTCTCGAACGGCGCACTCGACGGCGTCGACAACCTCGTGGTTCCCCACGGCGTCGGCACCGACCGTGACGCGTACGTCTCGGCGATAGACGACTTCGTCGCCGGCGGCGGGAACCTGGTCCTCACGGACGCCGGGGTCGAACTCCTCGGTGACCTCTCGGCCGACCCGGCCGGGAGCGTCGACGCGGACGCGGTGTCGCGGGCGACGACCACGACGGCCGCCGTGACGGAACGCGTCGACGACAGCACCCTCCTCTCGGGGACGACGCCGATTCAGCGCGAACTCGCGAAAGCGGGAGCCCTCGGGTACGTCGTGGACGCCGCCGCCGCGGAGACGCCGATGTACCTCGTCGACCCCGCTCCCTTCGAGTCCGACGGCGGGGACGTCGCCGGGTGGCGGGTCGTCCGTCGACAGTCCGACGGCGGCGAGTCTGACAGCGGCGAGTCCGAGGGCGACGCGAACGCGTCGGAGTCGACGGCGAAGAAAGTCGCGCTGGGGACGCTCTCCGGAGACGCCGGCACCGTCCACGTCGTCGGGAGTCTCCTCCCCGCGCCGTCCCAGTCGAACCTCCACCCGTTCGGCCTCCAGGGGCACGCCCCGTCGCACTGTGGGTACACCGTGCTCGCGAACGCGCTCGGACACGCGACGCCGCCGAGCGAGTGA
- a CDS encoding Eco57I restriction-modification methylase domain-containing protein: MTPSRRVADPRFATPTLAVDLPSLVDSRREASTLADREAAVERAWEASATRRVSVPDALGLAESDVPVESVPTGELDANGREPAARTLVTRLAGTDRWGVLTDGRYWRLYGGGDPDEQRFHELDLRALLAGDGGSASTRGRRRFVALFAREAFEGDADEEDANGGDAESFLDALASADAARRASVRASLGDRFVTAVETLRAAPDGPSDGASVAVAFRLAFDLFAADRTGTPRFVADADALRAVRDRLAAAPTADESAGGGPTLDSTGSETLREWVAGAADSALGGPFGTGPSADAAGASPDDSASSPTGVGDPSSAADVRSLTDETLERVCSLLGTVSCDGRRFGVDYRTVDARHLADVHERLVDAFERSAGGRTTRRKAHGSFYTPDSVVTYLAARTAGSLADDARDDAADEAGDAFVAAVRSSLLDARVADPAMGGGTLLVAVARRLASGIRRAAREAGAPVEPVASVRRAVVERCLYGVDRSPTAAAVARLVCLVETLGPEADVDRLPALADHLRCGDALLGPGPDADDADPAAGTAADRPGAIRWRTAFAEVFDAENSGRGGVGFDAIVGNPPWKGTAGRADISARIDGDTTAHLKRTFEAAAGPQPNLYAAFLERACRLAPGGRVALVVPDALLVRLSAAPARRFLIDAGGVTHLLRVGTVFADANEGAAVVVCAPETDTGADATGKNAIRTWFGDAEAFAVAARADSFEYGRLSRETVASEAYARFQLLRDDVAEGIFRKLERRDPLEAVGSVARGEEFGKRDDSVHEVPADGTRPLVPGSAVRPYALRRGEIRHVDAEAVSKAVYDPPKLLCRQTGRFLVGTLDVEGLANLKSVYDVHVDPVHRSAGPADDERLLKHLLGLLNSRVYNYYHYVRRNAYPAQFPQQNQRNYETLPVWSGSVDDELVSLVDRRLAVGRERASLADDVASVVEFEDASVPLDRFDPEVVDDGLSRSHRAETPGLRIADLSVREAGDELTLRATYETDAGRETRDVLRFAAPSPRDAVVLSTWLPAVGAATATDRRACGLRPVGRSSQTTPATRLRALRVPDPETHAAAVARCARDRRRAATLDRRAATLDARIDARVADACGLTADERRRVRETLASVSEWTALRRPSG, translated from the coding sequence ATGACCCCGTCCCGTCGCGTCGCCGACCCGCGCTTCGCCACGCCGACGCTGGCGGTAGACCTGCCGTCGCTCGTCGACTCGCGGCGCGAGGCGTCGACACTCGCCGACCGGGAGGCGGCGGTCGAACGGGCGTGGGAGGCGTCGGCGACCCGACGGGTCTCCGTTCCCGACGCCCTCGGACTCGCCGAGAGCGACGTTCCCGTGGAGTCGGTTCCGACGGGCGAACTCGACGCGAACGGGCGCGAACCCGCCGCGCGAACGCTGGTGACGCGACTCGCCGGGACGGACCGCTGGGGGGTCCTCACCGACGGCCGGTACTGGCGTCTGTACGGCGGCGGCGACCCGGACGAACAGCGGTTCCACGAACTGGACCTCCGAGCGCTCCTCGCCGGCGACGGCGGGTCGGCGTCGACCCGCGGCCGCCGTCGCTTCGTCGCCCTGTTCGCGCGCGAGGCGTTCGAGGGCGACGCGGACGAGGAGGACGCGAACGGGGGCGACGCCGAGTCGTTCCTCGACGCCCTCGCGTCGGCGGACGCGGCGCGCCGGGCGTCCGTCCGCGCCTCGCTGGGTGACCGGTTCGTCACGGCCGTCGAGACGCTCCGCGCGGCCCCCGACGGCCCGTCGGACGGCGCGTCGGTCGCAGTCGCCTTCCGCCTCGCGTTCGACCTGTTCGCCGCCGACCGAACCGGGACGCCGCGGTTCGTCGCCGACGCGGACGCCCTCCGGGCCGTCCGTGACCGACTCGCCGCCGCGCCGACGGCGGACGAGTCGGCGGGGGGCGGGCCGACGCTCGACTCGACGGGGAGCGAGACGCTCCGCGAGTGGGTCGCCGGGGCTGCCGACTCGGCGCTGGGCGGGCCGTTCGGGACCGGACCGTCTGCAGACGCCGCGGGGGCGTCGCCCGACGACTCGGCGTCGTCTCCCACCGGCGTCGGCGACCCGTCGTCGGCCGCCGACGTTCGGTCGCTCACCGACGAGACGCTCGAACGGGTCTGTTCGCTCCTCGGGACCGTCTCCTGCGACGGCCGGCGGTTCGGCGTGGACTACCGGACGGTGGACGCTCGTCACCTCGCCGACGTGCACGAACGCCTCGTCGACGCGTTCGAGCGGTCCGCCGGCGGACGGACGACGCGCCGGAAGGCCCACGGGTCGTTCTACACGCCCGATTCGGTCGTGACGTACCTCGCGGCGCGGACCGCGGGGTCGCTCGCGGACGACGCGCGGGACGACGCCGCGGACGAGGCGGGAGACGCCTTCGTCGCCGCCGTCCGCTCGTCGCTCCTCGACGCTCGGGTGGCCGACCCCGCGATGGGCGGGGGGACGCTCCTCGTCGCCGTCGCTCGCCGCCTCGCGTCGGGGATTCGGCGGGCGGCGCGCGAGGCGGGTGCGCCGGTCGAACCGGTCGCGTCGGTCCGACGGGCCGTCGTCGAGCGGTGTCTGTACGGCGTGGACCGCAGTCCGACCGCGGCCGCCGTCGCCCGACTGGTCTGTCTGGTCGAGACGCTCGGGCCCGAGGCGGACGTCGACCGACTCCCCGCGTTGGCCGACCACCTCCGGTGCGGCGACGCGTTGCTCGGCCCCGGCCCGGACGCGGACGACGCCGACCCCGCCGCCGGCACCGCGGCGGACCGACCGGGAGCGATTCGCTGGCGGACGGCGTTCGCCGAGGTGTTCGACGCCGAGAACAGCGGACGCGGTGGTGTCGGATTCGACGCCATCGTCGGCAACCCGCCGTGGAAGGGAACGGCCGGCCGCGCGGACATCAGCGCGCGTATCGACGGCGACACGACGGCTCACCTCAAGCGAACCTTCGAAGCCGCCGCCGGCCCCCAACCGAACCTCTACGCCGCGTTCCTCGAACGGGCGTGTCGCCTCGCCCCCGGCGGCCGCGTGGCGCTCGTCGTCCCCGACGCCCTCCTCGTTCGACTCTCGGCCGCCCCCGCCCGCCGGTTCCTCATCGACGCCGGGGGCGTGACGCACCTCCTCCGGGTGGGAACCGTCTTCGCCGACGCGAACGAGGGCGCCGCCGTCGTCGTCTGCGCCCCGGAGACGGACACGGGGGCGGACGCGACGGGGAAGAACGCCATCCGGACGTGGTTCGGCGACGCGGAGGCGTTCGCGGTCGCCGCGCGGGCCGACTCGTTCGAGTACGGGCGTCTCAGCCGGGAGACGGTGGCGTCAGAGGCGTACGCCCGCTTCCAACTCCTGCGCGACGACGTCGCCGAGGGCATCTTCCGGAAACTCGAACGCCGCGACCCGCTCGAGGCGGTGGGGTCCGTCGCCCGCGGCGAGGAGTTCGGCAAGCGCGACGACAGCGTCCACGAGGTGCCGGCGGACGGGACGCGGCCACTCGTCCCCGGGTCGGCGGTTCGGCCGTACGCCCTCCGACGGGGGGAGATTCGACACGTCGACGCCGAGGCCGTCTCGAAGGCCGTGTACGACCCGCCGAAACTGCTCTGTCGACAGACCGGACGCTTCCTCGTCGGAACGCTCGACGTCGAGGGACTCGCCAACCTGAAGTCGGTGTACGACGTCCACGTCGACCCCGTACACCGCTCGGCGGGTCCCGCGGACGACGAGCGACTGCTGAAGCACCTCCTCGGCCTGCTGAACTCGCGGGTGTACAACTACTACCACTACGTCCGGCGGAACGCCTACCCCGCGCAGTTCCCGCAGCAGAACCAGCGCAACTACGAGACGCTCCCCGTCTGGTCGGGGTCGGTCGACGACGAACTCGTCTCGTTGGTCGACCGACGACTCGCCGTCGGTCGCGAACGGGCGTCGCTCGCCGACGACGTCGCCTCGGTCGTCGAGTTCGAGGACGCGTCGGTCCCGCTCGACCGGTTCGACCCGGAGGTGGTGGACGACGGTCTCTCGCGCTCGCACCGCGCCGAGACGCCGGGGCTCCGAATCGCCGACCTCTCGGTTCGAGAGGCGGGCGACGAACTGACGCTCCGGGCGACGTACGAGACGGACGCGGGACGCGAGACGCGGGACGTGCTCCGGTTCGCCGCACCGTCGCCGCGGGACGCCGTCGTCCTCTCGACGTGGCTCCCCGCCGTCGGGGCGGCGACGGCGACGGACCGGCGGGCCTGCGGTCTCCGGCCGGTCGGTCGGAGTTCGCAGACGACGCCCGCGACCCGTCTCCGCGCCCTCCGCGTCCCGGACCCCGAGACGCACGCCGCGGCGGTGGCGAGGTGCGCCCGGGACCGCCGCCGCGCGGCGACACTCGACCGCCGCGCCGCGACGTTGGACGCCCGCATCGACGCCCGCGTCGCCGACGCCTGCGGGCTGACGGCCGACGAACGGAGGCGCGTCCGCGAGACGCTCGCCTCGGTGTCGGAGTGGACGGCGCTCCGGCGACCTTCGGGGTAG
- a CDS encoding DedA family protein, giving the protein MSLTQPLLDALVRYGYLGIFVFTFLETSLLFPLLPSELVVPAIAGVAVGSATGAVAFAAAGAAGGTVGGLFAYRVFGARGATAAERYGDSVRVSQDDIDRGRRLFSRWGEHSVLWGRLLPFFRSAVSIPAGFAQMSLAKFAVYTAAGTFAFDIAVAGLVLYGRRQVERVGARHLATRLVALLNEFVAARPAVAAVVGAAAVFLAAVAVGLGVSRWAPAN; this is encoded by the coding sequence ATGAGCCTCACGCAACCCCTCCTCGACGCCCTCGTCCGGTACGGTTATCTCGGCATCTTCGTCTTCACGTTCCTCGAGACGTCGTTGCTGTTTCCCCTGTTACCCAGCGAACTCGTCGTCCCGGCGATAGCGGGCGTCGCCGTCGGGTCGGCGACGGGGGCCGTCGCGTTCGCCGCCGCCGGCGCGGCGGGCGGGACCGTCGGGGGACTGTTCGCCTACCGCGTCTTCGGCGCGCGCGGGGCGACGGCGGCCGAGCGATACGGCGACTCCGTCCGCGTCTCGCAGGACGACATCGACCGGGGGCGCCGACTGTTCTCCCGGTGGGGAGAACACTCGGTCCTCTGGGGACGACTGCTCCCGTTCTTCCGGTCGGCGGTGTCCATCCCGGCGGGGTTCGCGCAGATGAGTCTCGCGAAGTTCGCCGTCTACACCGCCGCGGGCACGTTCGCGTTCGACATCGCGGTGGCCGGCCTCGTGCTCTACGGGCGGCGACAGGTCGAACGCGTCGGCGCACGGCACCTCGCGACCCGACTCGTCGCTCTCCTGAACGAGTTCGTCGCCGCGCGGCCCGCCGTCGCCGCCGTCGTCGGTGCCGCCGCCGTCTTCCTCGCCGCCGTCGCGGTCGGTCTGGGTGTCAGCCGCTGGGCGCCGGCGAACTGA